A DNA window from Vigna angularis cultivar LongXiaoDou No.4 chromosome 1, ASM1680809v1, whole genome shotgun sequence contains the following coding sequences:
- the LOC108346616 gene encoding mediator of RNA polymerase II transcription subunit 4: MIQHQIVQSPARLGLANPNSPSIPNPTPPKLPPTQTQQPQDRNSSTPSSALLSLLPPLPRAQALLLQMASLTSKIFEVSPNRSLWVTAFRGSLPTFLSSNSSTPLDSSPSTVKEIISLFTVLQTQIFEAVAELQEILDLQDAKQKMDREIRSQDSMLLAFSNKLKDAECCLDILVDDYSDYRRSKRSKSGDDDSMTSSTVSSQLKLSDILSYAHKISYTTFAPPEFGAGQAPLRGALPPAPQEEQMRASQLYNFADLDVGLPKEVESKEKIVEAIVEPPSQMDTNAVPNLSAFQGMLPPVPPGWKPGMPVQLPIDLPLPPPGWKPGDPVPLPPMDSLQIPRFAEQQMQPHIPQPKQPEVIQVQPVNLDLGGSDTSDYSSDDASSYDED, encoded by the coding sequence ATGATTCAACATCAAATTGTGCAGTCCCCTGCTAGGCTAGGGCTCGCAAACCCTAACTCTCCTTCAATTCCGAACCCTACCCCTCCAAAGCTCCCTCCAACACAGACCCAGCAACCCCAAGACCGCAACTCTTCAACCCCTTCTTCTGCTCTTCTGTCACTCCTCCCACCCCTTCCCAGAGCCCAAGCACTTCTTCTCCAAATGGCTTCCTTAACTTCCAAAATCTTTGAAGTTTCCCCTAACCGGTCTCTTTGGGTCACTGCCTTCCGTGGATCCCTTCCAACTTTCCTCTCGTCTAATTCATCTACCCCTCTTGACTCTTCTCCGTCTACTGTGAAAGAAATAATTTCCCTCTTTACTGTTCTCCAAACCCAAATATTCGAAGCTGTTGCCGAACTCCAAGAGATTCTTGACCTCCAAGATGCCAAGCAGAAGATGGACCGTGAAATTCGTTCCCAAGATTCAATGCTACTTGCATTTTCTAACAAACTCAAAGATGCTGAGTGCTGCCTAGACATACTTGTCGATGATTACTCTGATTATCGCCGCTCCAAGCGATCGAAATCTGGAGATGATGATTCCATGACTTCATCAACTGTCTCTTCTCAGTTGAAGCTGTCAGATATATTATCGTATGCCCACAAGATAAGCTACACCACCTTTGCACCACCGGAATTTGGAGCCGGCCAAGCTCCTCTTCGTGGAGCATTGCCACCTGCACCTCAAGAAGAGCAAATGAGAGCTTCTCAGTTGTATAATTTTGCAGACCTTGATGTTGGATTGCCTAAAGAAGTCGAATCCAAGGAGAAAATTGTTGAAGCTATTGTTGAGCCTCCATCACAGATGGATACTAATGCAGTTCCAAATTTGTCCGCGTTTCAAGGAATGCTGCCTCCAGTGCCACCTGGTTGGAAGCCGGGAATGCCTGTCCAGTTGCCTATTGATTTGCCACTGCCCCCGCCTGGGTGGAAACCAGGAGATCCTGTGCCATTGCCTCCTATGGACTCGCTTCAAATACCGAGATTTGCAGAGCAACAAATGCAACCTCACATTCCTCAGCCCAAACAACCAGAAGTTATTCAAGTGCAGCCAGTTAATTTGGACCTTGGAGGAAGTGACACTAGTGACTATAGTAGTGATGATGCCAGCTCTTATGATGAAGATTGA
- the LOC108343744 gene encoding 40S ribosomal protein S4-1, translated as MARGLKKHLKRLNAPKHWMLDKLGGAFAPKPSSGPHKSRECLPLILILRNRLKYALTYREVIAILMQRHVLVDGKVRTDKTYPSGFMDVVSIPKTNENFRLLYDTKGRFRLHSVRDEEAKFKLCKVRSVQFGQKGIPYLNTYDGRTIRYPDPVIRANDTIKLDLEENKIVDFIKFDVGNVVMVTGGRNRGRVGVIKSREKHKGSFETIHVQDATGHEFATRLGNVFTIGKGTKPWVSLPKGKGIKLSIIEEARKRITAQQATAA; from the exons ATG GCTAGAGGATTGAAGAAGCATTTGAAGAGGCTCAATGCCCCAAAGCATTGGATGCTTGACAAACTGGGTGGTGCTTTT gCTCCCAAGCCCTCATCTGGACCACACAAATCTAGGGAATGCCTGCCACTCATTCTCATTTTGCGAAACCGGCTGAAGTATGCCCTGACATACCGCGAAGTCATTGCTATTCTGATGCAACGACATGTCCTCGTTGATGGCAAAGTCAGGACAGACAAGACATATCCTTCTGGTTTTATGG ATGTTGTATCCATCCCCAAAACAAATGAGAACTTCCGCCTGCTGTATGACACTAAAGGTAGATTCCGCCTTCACTCAGTCAGGGACGAGGAAGCTAAG TTCAAGCTCTGCAAGGTTCGATCAGTGCAGTTTGGGCAAAAGGGTATCCCATACCTGAACACCTATGATGGGCGCACTATTCGCTACCCAGACCCTGTCATCAGAGCCAATGACACCATTAAGTTGGACTTGGAGGAAAACAAGATTGTTGATTTCATCAAATTTGATGTTGGGAATGTAGTTATGGTAACAGGTGGAAGGAATAGAGGGCGTGTTGGAGTGATCAAGAGCAGAGAGAAGCACAAGGGAAGCTTTGAGACTATCCATGTTCAAGATGCTACTGGGCACGAATTTGCAACTCGTCTGGGCAATGTGTTTACCATCGGCAAGGGAACAAAACCTTGGGTATCTCTTCCCAAGGGTAAAGGTATTAAGCTTTCGATCATCGAGGAAGCTAGGAAGAGGATTACCGCCCAACAAGCTACTGCtgcttaa